In the Bacillus sp. FJAT-42376 genome, GACATGATAAAAACAGCAGAAAGGAGAGGTGCAAGATGAAAGTACTAATTGCAGGAGCAAATGGACAAATCGGAAAGCAGGTTACGGAAATTCTTAAAAACGGAGGAGAGCATACTCCGTTCGCTATGGTAAGGAAGCAGGAGCAGGCGGATGCTTTTGCGGCAAAAGGAATTGAAACGGTGCTGGCAGATTTAGAAGGAACGGTTTCCGATCTTGAAAAGGCAGTTAAAGGAAAGGACGCCGTGATTTTTACGGCAGGATCGGGAGGAAGCACCGGATCAGACAAAACGCTTCTTATTGATTTGGATGGTGCCGGCAAGCTGATTGAAGCAGCCCGGAATACAGGTGTTCAGCGTTTTGTGATGGTGAGTGCCCTTCAGGCTCACAACCGGGAGAACTGGAATGAGAAGCTGCTGCCTTATTACGCCGCTAAACACTATGCGGACAAGGAGCTTGAAAGAAGCGGTCTGGATTATACCATTGTACGTCCGGGCGGATTGCTGAATGAGCCTGGAACAGGAAAGGTCAAGGCTGCTGAAAATCTTGAGCGGGGATCGATCTCCCGTGAAGATGTAGCGAAAGTAATTGCCGCCGTCCTTTCCGAGGAGCACACAGTCAAACGTTCCTTTGATTTAGTCAGCGGAGATACGGAGAT is a window encoding:
- a CDS encoding SDR family oxidoreductase; amino-acid sequence: MKVLIAGANGQIGKQVTEILKNGGEHTPFAMVRKQEQADAFAAKGIETVLADLEGTVSDLEKAVKGKDAVIFTAGSGGSTGSDKTLLIDLDGAGKLIEAARNTGVQRFVMVSALQAHNRENWNEKLLPYYAAKHYADKELERSGLDYTIVRPGGLLNEPGTGKVKAAENLERGSISREDVAKVIAAVLSEEHTVKRSFDLVSGDTEIEEAIRTI